One window of Pseudacidobacterium ailaaui genomic DNA carries:
- the lpxC gene encoding UDP-3-O-acyl-N-acetylglucosamine deacetylase, producing the protein MPDPLLHYEQTIAAPVAFSGIGLHSGAAVRMRLLPAPAGSGIVFRRTDLDNFEIPATCRNVAKVSYATSLMRQSVLISTTEHLLSALIGRGIDNVIVELDNLELPILDGSALPYIEAFEQVGVKTQRRKREYLRILKKVEVREGDKFIGVYPGEGYSVSYHIDFPTPIGQQAFTVDLAAGCYGTQIAPARTFGFKEDEQMLRNMGLIRGVSESSAVILTRQGVVNGPLRFADEFVRHKVLDLIGDLALAGHQILGRVVAERAGHAMHTALVAKLLKDRSAWRLVTLAPEKAKEKPLPVRPASLVTA; encoded by the coding sequence TTGCCAGACCCATTGTTGCATTATGAGCAGACGATTGCTGCTCCGGTTGCATTTTCCGGTATCGGGCTGCACAGCGGGGCGGCGGTACGGATGCGTCTGCTGCCTGCTCCTGCGGGTTCCGGAATCGTTTTTCGACGGACGGACCTGGACAATTTTGAAATTCCGGCGACCTGCCGTAACGTTGCCAAGGTCAGCTATGCCACGAGCCTGATGCGCCAGAGTGTGCTGATCTCGACGACGGAGCATCTGCTTTCCGCGCTGATTGGCAGAGGCATCGACAACGTCATTGTGGAGCTGGACAATCTGGAGCTTCCCATCCTGGACGGCAGCGCCCTGCCGTACATTGAGGCTTTCGAGCAGGTAGGCGTCAAGACGCAGCGCAGAAAACGCGAGTATCTGCGGATCCTGAAAAAAGTAGAGGTGCGCGAGGGGGACAAGTTCATTGGGGTGTATCCGGGCGAGGGCTACAGTGTTTCGTATCATATCGATTTCCCCACCCCGATTGGACAACAGGCCTTTACTGTAGACCTGGCGGCGGGCTGCTACGGAACACAGATTGCACCGGCGCGCACCTTTGGCTTCAAGGAAGACGAGCAGATGCTGCGCAATATGGGGCTGATCCGCGGCGTTTCCGAATCGAGCGCCGTCATTCTGACGCGGCAGGGCGTTGTGAACGGGCCGCTGCGTTTTGCAGACGAATTTGTCCGCCACAAGGTGCTGGACCTGATCGGCGATCTGGCGCTGGCCGGACACCAGATTCTGGGCCGCGTCGTGGCCGAGCGTGCCGGGCACGCGATGCACACGGCCCTGGTGGCAAAGCTGCTGAAAGACCGCTCGGCGTGGAGACTGGTGACCCTGGCCCCGGAAAAGGCAAAAGAAAAACCGCTGCCGGTGCGGCCTGCTTCTTTGGTCACGGCCTGA